One Thalassophryne amazonica chromosome 10, fThaAma1.1, whole genome shotgun sequence genomic region harbors:
- the LOC117518961 gene encoding elongation factor 2-like — translation MGTPMYIVKAYLPVNESFGFTADLRSNTGGQAFPQCVFDHWQILPGDPLDAATKPGIVVTETRKRKGLKEGVPALDNYLDKL, via the exons ATGGGAACACCGATGTATATCGTGAAGGCCTACTTGCCTGTCAATGAGTCATTTG GTTTCACAGCTGACCTGCGCTCCAacactggtggtcaggccttCCCGCAGTGTGTATTTGACCACTGGCAGATCCTCCCAGGAGACCCATTAGATGCTGCAACCAAGCCTGGTATAGTCGTCACTGAAACACGCAAGCGCAAAGGGCTCAAAGAAGGTGTCCCTGCTTTGGATAACTACCTGGACAAGTTGTAA